One region of Primulina tabacum isolate GXHZ01 chromosome 1, ASM2559414v2, whole genome shotgun sequence genomic DNA includes:
- the LOC142542685 gene encoding uncharacterized protein LOC142542685, protein MAIPMKTKKPKMANSKNKDPHLISISINPCRIRVKFPKILAKSKHKGSQSSEYYKNRENGQKIRKELPKGIGTIISSACGSRNAKEMLVYTSDDEEESTEEKETVIFEEDELALANIDKQGRRENDDENHKKQIREVSDQSLLKSSSFTRIFRKSNGFHLKKWKKVKADNDMLYGTKQAGIKASYARIRNLEIGGKRTMIQGEKPKDEEEEDERQMELCKKRILMGEKCRPLNVSGALHYDEAGILLPEDVIPNEKTWDCC, encoded by the coding sequence ATGGCGATTCCTATGAAGACGAAGAAACCCAAAATGGCAAATTCTAAAAATAAAGATCCTCATCTCATCAGCATTAGTATAAATCCATGCAGAATAAGAGTCAAGTTTCCCAAAATTCTAGCCAAATCCAAGCACAAAGGAAGCCAAAGCAGTGAATATTACAAGAATAGGGAAAATGGGCAGAAAATTCGAAAAGAATTACCAAAGGGGATTGGCACAATCATCTCCAGCGCTTGTGGCAGCAGAAATGCTAAAGAAATGTTGGTGTACacaagtgatgatgaagaagaatcTACAGAAGAAAAAGAGACGGTGATTTTCGAAGAGGATGAGCTAGCATTGGCAAACATTGATAAACAGGGGAGACGTGAGAATGACGATGAGAACCACAAGAAACAGATTCGTGAGGTCAGCGACCAGTCTCTACTTAAGTCCTCGAGCTTCACTAGGATCTTCAGAAAGAGCAACGGTTTCCATTTGAAGAAATGGAAAAAAGTTAAAGCGGACAATGATATGTTATATGGTACCAAACAAGCTGGTATTAAGGCCAGTTATGCACGGATTAGAAACCTCGAGATCGGGGGCAAAAGAACCATGATCCAGGGAGAAAAGCCGAAGGATGAAGAAGAGGAAGATGAACGACAAATGGAGCTATGCAAGAAAAGAATACTGATGGGAGAAAAGTGCAGGCCATTAAATGTATCAGGTGCACTTCATTACGATGAAGCGGGAATTCTATTACCAGAAGATGTTATTCCAAATGAAAAAACATGGGACTGCTGCTAA